The following coding sequences are from one Gemmatimonadaceae bacterium window:
- a CDS encoding LEA type 2 family protein produces MKRRMVFALMAALVVGGCSTLGRGVFREPLVRFGSVNIRGLGLTGGALDVVLNVYNPNGFDLNATRLTYRLMVDEKQLGNGQLDRAFRVRDGDSTMVTIPVDFSYSGLGAAGRQLLSSGSVNYRVIGDVTVDTPLGSFTHPYDQRGRFSSFGNTSQSR; encoded by the coding sequence ATGAAAAGAAGAATGGTGTTTGCGCTAATGGCGGCGCTGGTCGTCGGAGGTTGTTCTACTCTCGGCCGAGGTGTATTCAGGGAGCCTCTGGTGCGGTTTGGCAGCGTCAATATTCGGGGTCTTGGATTGACTGGCGGAGCACTCGACGTTGTTCTCAACGTGTACAATCCGAACGGGTTCGACCTCAACGCGACGCGACTGACCTATCGCCTGATGGTAGACGAGAAACAGCTCGGGAACGGTCAGCTCGATCGCGCCTTCCGCGTCCGTGACGGCGACTCCACCATGGTTACGATTCCAGTTGACTTCAGTTATTCGGGCCTTGGTGCCGCTGGCCGCCAACTGCTCAGCAGCGGGAGCGTGAACTACCGCGTGATCGGCGATGTCACTGTCGACACTCCGCTTGGCAGTTTTACCCACCCGTACGACCAGCGGGGCCGCTTCTCCAGCTT